From a region of the Streptomyces venezuelae genome:
- a CDS encoding xanthine dehydrogenase family protein molybdopterin-binding subunit — MAAPGAETSEPQVPRGIGASVPAADTRAKTEGTFPYAADLWAEGLLWAAVLRSPHAHARILSIDTTAAAQMPGVRAVVTHADVPGATTHGRRIADRPVFAHEVVRHHGEAIAAVAADHPDTARLAAAAIAVEYELLDPVTDPEQAFGAPALHPDGNLIRHIPLRYGDPEATGDVVVEGLYRIGRQDPAPIGAEAGLAVPRPDGGVELYTASTDPHTDRDLAAACFGLEPDRVRVVVTGVPGATADREDAAFQLPLGLLALRTGCPVKLAATREESFLGHTHRHPTLLRYRHHADAEGRLVKVEAQILMDAGAYADSSSESLAAAVAFACGPYVVPHAFVEGWAVRTNNPPSGHVRGEGAMQVCAAYEGQMDKLAAALGIDGAELRMRNVLATGDLLPTGQTVTCPAPVAELLRAVRDFELPALPKDAPEDEWLLPGGPEGAGEPGAVRRGVGYGVGMVHMLGAEGSDEVSTATVKVVGGAATVICAAVDTGQGFATLARQIVQEILGVDEVAMAPVDTDQPPAGPSAHGRHTWVSGGAVERAAKMVRTQLLQPMAHKLGMSTELLQIQDGRITSYDGAFSMSVAEAMAGKELWATAQCRPHPTEPLDADGQGDAFVGLAFCAIRAVVDVDIELGSVRVVELAVAQDVGRILNPRQLEARIEAGVTQGVGAALTENLRTVSGLIRHPDLTGYALPTALDAPAVRIVKLVEERDVVAPFGAKAASAVPVVTTPAAVASAVRAATGRPVNRLPIRPSAAVGSPNS; from the coding sequence ATGGCCGCCCCGGGTGCCGAGACCTCCGAACCGCAGGTCCCACGCGGAATCGGAGCCTCCGTCCCGGCCGCGGACACCCGCGCCAAGACCGAGGGCACCTTCCCCTACGCCGCCGACCTGTGGGCCGAGGGCCTCCTGTGGGCCGCCGTGCTGCGCTCGCCGCACGCCCACGCCCGCATCCTGTCCATCGACACCACGGCCGCCGCCCAGATGCCCGGCGTCCGCGCCGTCGTCACCCACGCCGACGTGCCCGGCGCCACCACGCACGGCCGCCGGATCGCCGACCGGCCCGTGTTCGCGCACGAGGTCGTGCGCCACCACGGCGAGGCCATCGCCGCCGTCGCCGCCGACCACCCCGACACCGCACGGCTCGCCGCCGCCGCGATCGCGGTCGAGTACGAACTCCTCGACCCGGTCACCGACCCCGAGCAGGCCTTCGGCGCGCCCGCCCTGCACCCCGACGGCAACCTGATCCGGCACATCCCGCTCCGCTACGGCGACCCGGAGGCCACCGGCGACGTGGTGGTCGAGGGCCTGTACCGGATCGGCCGCCAGGACCCCGCCCCCATCGGCGCCGAGGCCGGACTGGCCGTACCGCGCCCCGACGGCGGCGTGGAGCTGTACACCGCGTCCACCGACCCGCACACCGACCGCGACCTGGCCGCCGCCTGCTTCGGACTGGAGCCGGACCGCGTACGCGTGGTCGTCACCGGCGTGCCCGGCGCGACCGCCGACCGCGAGGACGCCGCCTTCCAGCTCCCGCTCGGCCTGCTCGCCCTGCGCACGGGCTGCCCGGTGAAACTGGCCGCCACCCGCGAGGAGTCCTTCCTCGGCCACACCCACCGGCACCCGACCCTGCTGCGCTACCGCCACCACGCGGACGCGGAGGGCCGCCTGGTCAAGGTGGAGGCGCAGATCCTCATGGACGCCGGCGCCTACGCCGACTCCTCCTCCGAGTCCCTGGCGGCGGCGGTGGCCTTCGCCTGCGGCCCGTACGTCGTCCCGCACGCCTTCGTCGAGGGCTGGGCGGTACGCACCAACAACCCGCCGTCGGGACACGTCCGCGGCGAGGGCGCCATGCAGGTGTGCGCCGCGTACGAGGGCCAGATGGACAAGCTCGCGGCCGCCCTCGGCATCGACGGCGCCGAACTGCGCATGCGCAACGTCCTGGCGACGGGAGACCTCCTCCCCACCGGCCAGACGGTGACCTGCCCGGCCCCGGTGGCGGAACTCCTGCGCGCGGTGCGCGACTTCGAACTGCCCGCCCTCCCCAAGGACGCCCCGGAGGACGAGTGGCTGCTGCCGGGCGGCCCGGAGGGCGCGGGCGAGCCCGGCGCCGTACGGCGCGGCGTGGGCTACGGCGTCGGCATGGTCCACATGCTCGGCGCCGAGGGATCCGACGAGGTCTCCACGGCCACGGTGAAGGTGGTGGGCGGCGCGGCCACGGTCATCTGCGCGGCCGTCGACACCGGCCAGGGCTTCGCCACGCTGGCCCGGCAGATCGTCCAGGAGATCCTGGGCGTCGACGAGGTCGCCATGGCCCCGGTGGACACCGACCAGCCGCCGGCCGGCCCGTCGGCGCACGGCCGCCACACGTGGGTGTCGGGCGGCGCCGTGGAGCGGGCGGCCAAGATGGTCCGCACCCAGCTCCTGCAGCCGATGGCCCACAAGCTGGGCATGTCGACGGAGCTCCTGCAGATCCAGGACGGCCGCATCACCTCGTACGACGGCGCGTTCTCGATGTCGGTGGCGGAGGCGATGGCCGGCAAGGAGCTCTGGGCGACGGCCCAGTGCCGCCCCCACCCCACGGAACCCCTGGACGCGGACGGCCAGGGCGACGCCTTCGTGGGCCTCGCCTTCTGCGCGATCCGCGCGGTGGTGGACGTGGACATCGAACTGGGCTCGGTCCGCGTCGTGGAACTGGCGGTGGCCCAGGACGTGGGTCGCATCCTGAACCCCCGTCAGCTGGAGGCCCGTATCGAGGCGGGCGTCACCCAGGGCGTGGGCGCGGCCCTGACGGAGAACCTCCGTACGGTGTCCGGCCTGATCCGCCACCCGGACCTGACGGGCTACGCCCTGCCGACGGCACTGGACGCCCCGGCGGTCCGCATCGTCAAGCTGGTCGAAGAGCGCGACGTGGTGGCCCCGTTCGGCGCGAAGGCGGCGAGCGCGGTCCCGGTGGTGACGACCCCGGCGGCGGTGGCCTCGGCGGTCCGCGCGGCCACGGGCCGCCCGGTGAACCGCCTCCCGATCCGGCCGTCTGCGGCGGTGGGATCGCCCAACTCGTGA
- a CDS encoding YqgE/AlgH family protein has protein sequence MTEVSSLTGRLLVATPTLADPNFDRAVVLLLDHDEQGSLGVVLNRPTPVGVGDVLLPWAPLAGDPGVVFQGGPVAMDSALGVAVIPGEEGPLGWRRVYGAIGLVDLETPPELLAAALGGLRIFAGYSGWGPGQLEAELGEGAWYVVESEPGDVSFPDPERLWRAVLRRQRSELAMVATYPDDPSLN, from the coding sequence ATGACCGAGGTGTCCTCCCTCACAGGGCGGCTGCTCGTGGCCACCCCCACCCTCGCGGACCCGAATTTCGACCGCGCGGTCGTGCTGCTGCTCGACCACGACGAGCAGGGCTCCCTCGGCGTGGTCCTGAACAGGCCGACCCCCGTGGGCGTCGGCGACGTCCTGCTGCCCTGGGCTCCGCTGGCCGGCGACCCCGGGGTGGTCTTCCAGGGCGGGCCGGTGGCCATGGACTCGGCCCTGGGCGTGGCGGTGATCCCGGGCGAGGAGGGTCCGCTCGGGTGGCGCCGCGTGTACGGGGCGATCGGACTGGTCGACCTGGAGACGCCGCCGGAGCTGCTGGCCGCCGCCCTGGGCGGCCTGCGGATCTTCGCGGGCTACTCCGGCTGGGGGCCGGGCCAGCTGGAGGCCGAGCTCGGCGAGGGCGCCTGGTACGTGGTGGAGTCCGAGCCCGGGGACGTGTCCTTCCCGGACCCGGAGCGGCTGTGGCGGGCGGTGCTGCGGCGCCAGCGCAGCGAGCTCGCGATGGTCGCCACCTATCCGGACGACCCGTCGCTCAACTGA
- a CDS encoding FAD binding domain-containing protein yields the protein MDSPQGPQGPQAAQSVTLPASLDEAVAALTAMPAAVPVAGGTDLMAAVNAGLLRPAALVGLGRINEIRGWQYQDGHALLGAGLTHARMGRPDFAALIPALAAAARAAGPPQIRNAGTLGGNIATAAPTGDALPVLAALEAVLVIVGPGGQREIPVSYLLAGREMLRPGELIGFVRVPLLHAPQVFLKATGRTGPGRAVASVGLVLDPARRGVRCAIGAVAPMPLRPLEAEQWVASLIDWDGGRTLAPEALEAFGEYVAAACVPDQGEPVAPGVLHLRRTVAVLARRALGRALTS from the coding sequence CTGGATTCACCTCAGGGGCCGCAGGGCCCGCAGGCGGCGCAGTCCGTGACGCTGCCGGCCTCGCTCGACGAGGCCGTGGCGGCGCTCACCGCCATGCCCGCCGCCGTGCCGGTCGCGGGCGGCACCGACCTGATGGCCGCCGTCAACGCCGGGCTGCTGCGGCCGGCCGCACTGGTGGGCCTGGGCCGGATCAACGAGATCCGCGGATGGCAGTACCAGGACGGCCACGCGCTGCTCGGTGCGGGCCTCACCCACGCCCGGATGGGACGGCCGGATTTCGCCGCTCTGATCCCCGCGCTGGCTGCCGCCGCCCGCGCCGCCGGCCCGCCGCAGATCCGCAACGCCGGCACCCTCGGCGGCAACATCGCCACCGCCGCGCCCACGGGTGACGCACTGCCCGTGCTGGCCGCGCTGGAGGCCGTCCTCGTCATCGTCGGCCCGGGCGGGCAGCGGGAGATCCCGGTGTCGTACCTGCTGGCCGGGCGGGAGATGCTGCGGCCCGGTGAGCTGATCGGCTTCGTACGGGTGCCGCTGCTGCACGCGCCGCAGGTGTTCCTGAAGGCCACGGGCCGCACCGGGCCGGGGCGTGCCGTGGCGTCCGTGGGGCTCGTACTGGACCCCGCGCGCCGCGGCGTGCGCTGCGCCATCGGCGCGGTGGCCCCGATGCCGCTGCGGCCGCTGGAGGCCGAGCAGTGGGTGGCCTCGCTGATCGACTGGGACGGCGGGCGGACCCTGGCCCCCGAGGCGCTGGAAGCCTTCGGCGAGTACGTCGCGGCCGCGTGCGTGCCCGACCAGGGCGAGCCGGTGGCTCCCGGAGTACTGCACCTGCGGCGGACGGTGGCCGTGCTGGCGCGCAGGGCCCTGGGGAGGGCACTGACCTCATGA
- a CDS encoding DUF3039 domain-containing protein gives MSTLEPERGTGTGTLVEPTPQVSHGDGDHERFAHYVQKDKIMASALDGTPVVALCGKVWVPGRDPKKYPVCPMCKEIYESMGPGGDKDKGGKDK, from the coding sequence ATGAGCACTCTTGAGCCCGAGCGCGGGACTGGCACGGGGACCCTCGTAGAGCCGACGCCGCAGGTGTCGCACGGTGACGGCGACCACGAGCGCTTCGCCCACTACGTCCAGAAGGACAAGATCATGGCGAGCGCGCTCGACGGGACCCCCGTCGTCGCGCTCTGCGGCAAGGTCTGGGTACCGGGCCGGGACCCGAAGAAGTACCCGGTCTGCCCCATGTGCAAGGAGATCTACGAGTCCATGGGCCCCGGCGGGGACAAGGACAAGGGCGGCAAGGACAAGTAG
- the mycP gene encoding type VII secretion-associated serine protease mycosin — MRMRKATSALVGLLLAGVAATPAHAETIRAQQWHLDAMKADEIWKASTGKGVTVAIIDSGVAKIPELEGQVLPGKNFATSYDGDERSDYDNHGTTMAALVAGSGRHPSGDGSFGLAHGAKILPIRVPNEQSRKTPSWVDAIRYAADSEAKIINISMGVDGTPEDDQSRREAVKYALSKGKLIFASGGNDGDTTNQVLYPAATPGVVGVGATDVKGLATKESQHGPQIDLSAPGVDMVTACAGKTGLCKNHGTSDASALASASAALIWSAHPDWSNNQVLRVLLNTAGKPTDGVERNDYIGYGIVRPRVALTNPGDPGPADVYPLPDLAAADAAAKKPSASGDAKAPEAAASKPAAQAEEKKTGSSLPWIALGLGACVLIGGAVAVVVVRRNR; from the coding sequence ATGCGCATGCGTAAGGCGACCTCGGCCCTGGTGGGTTTGCTGTTGGCCGGGGTCGCCGCGACCCCGGCCCATGCGGAGACCATTCGAGCGCAGCAATGGCATCTCGACGCAATGAAAGCCGATGAGATCTGGAAGGCCAGCACGGGTAAGGGCGTCACCGTCGCGATCATTGACTCCGGTGTGGCCAAGATTCCGGAACTGGAGGGACAGGTTCTCCCAGGAAAGAATTTTGCGACGTCGTACGACGGTGACGAGCGCTCCGACTACGACAACCATGGCACGACCATGGCCGCGCTGGTTGCTGGTTCGGGAAGGCACCCCAGCGGCGATGGATCGTTCGGTTTGGCGCACGGCGCCAAAATCCTCCCCATCCGTGTTCCGAACGAGCAGAGTCGGAAAACCCCGTCCTGGGTCGATGCCATTCGATACGCGGCAGACTCGGAAGCTAAGATCATCAACATCTCCATGGGCGTGGACGGCACACCGGAAGATGATCAATCTCGGCGGGAAGCAGTGAAGTACGCGCTTTCCAAAGGGAAACTGATCTTTGCGAGCGGCGGCAACGACGGTGATACGACCAACCAGGTCCTCTACCCGGCCGCGACGCCCGGAGTGGTGGGCGTTGGAGCAACGGACGTCAAAGGGCTAGCGACCAAGGAGTCGCAGCACGGTCCGCAAATTGATCTGTCGGCCCCGGGCGTCGACATGGTTACAGCATGCGCAGGCAAGACCGGCCTATGTAAAAACCACGGCACCAGTGATGCCTCGGCCCTCGCCTCCGCCTCCGCCGCCCTCATCTGGTCCGCCCACCCTGACTGGAGCAACAACCAGGTCCTGCGCGTGCTCTTGAACACTGCGGGCAAGCCCACCGATGGTGTTGAGCGCAACGACTACATCGGGTACGGCATCGTTCGCCCCCGTGTCGCGCTTACCAACCCCGGCGACCCCGGCCCCGCCGACGTCTATCCGCTGCCCGACCTCGCGGCGGCGGATGCGGCGGCCAAGAAGCCCTCCGCATCCGGCGACGCCAAGGCCCCGGAAGCGGCGGCGTCCAAGCCGGCCGCTCAGGCCGAGGAGAAGAAGACCGGGAGTTCCCTTCCCTGGATCGCGCTCGGTCTGGGAGCCTGCGTGCTGATCGGTGGAGCCGTGGCCGTGGTCGTCGTACGACGTAACCGCTGA
- a CDS encoding WXG100 family type VII secretion target has product MTNFEDFTHQQMRDMIASLDPTSVQTRADQLASAAEKIKAIGESLKWHVVTGWEGEGADAFQDWVSRTGNATLRLGEYSAKGGEWMGKVVQTMTEATKMTAVDATATKNLAAAIEHHNDPDAAKTRSEAQTILDADRREAIRLMTNLAQSYQLSSAEMDKAPIPTFPAPPPVLLPEKLDGGSDMARTGGSSGTGSQVGSPGYASSTHGGNTGSSNETGWDPVRQPQPDNTLPTATLPAPVTPDRDVDVDLDTVGTLPPSQTLPPVTTTPGPLPTSPVSPIPGPALPPLALPQVGGLKSPGLTGPGIGPYPALGGPGLPPSGGKVLGTPALPTRDSGIMGGRPVTSTGPSSGIPRGTVIGEGAAQAGRPLGGGGMGHGGGGAHGSQGSFAAGRRLASEPGGVVGGRQTGAVGRPISGGQAFTQGGSGLVRNGTAGGAGAMGHAGARPQTPGKRRDEQGGERPDYLAEDEETWQGSRRVVPPVID; this is encoded by the coding sequence ATGACCAACTTCGAAGACTTCACGCACCAGCAGATGCGCGACATGATCGCTTCGCTGGACCCCACTTCGGTCCAGACGCGCGCGGACCAGCTGGCTTCGGCCGCTGAGAAGATCAAGGCGATCGGCGAGTCGCTCAAGTGGCACGTCGTGACCGGCTGGGAAGGCGAAGGAGCCGACGCCTTCCAGGACTGGGTGAGCCGCACGGGCAACGCGACGCTGCGCCTGGGCGAGTACAGCGCCAAGGGCGGGGAGTGGATGGGCAAGGTCGTCCAGACGATGACCGAGGCCACGAAGATGACCGCGGTCGACGCGACGGCGACGAAGAACCTCGCAGCGGCCATCGAGCACCACAACGACCCGGACGCGGCGAAGACCCGCTCGGAGGCGCAGACGATTCTGGACGCGGACCGCCGCGAGGCCATCCGGCTGATGACGAACCTGGCGCAGTCATACCAGTTGTCGTCGGCCGAGATGGACAAGGCACCGATCCCGACGTTCCCGGCGCCGCCTCCGGTGCTGTTGCCAGAGAAGCTCGATGGCGGATCTGACATGGCTCGGACGGGGGGCAGTTCGGGAACGGGAAGTCAGGTGGGAAGCCCGGGGTACGCATCGTCGACGCATGGTGGCAACACCGGTTCCTCCAACGAGACGGGATGGGATCCGGTACGCCAGCCGCAGCCGGACAACACGCTGCCGACAGCGACTCTGCCTGCGCCGGTGACTCCTGACCGTGACGTGGACGTGGACCTCGACACGGTCGGGACGCTGCCCCCGAGTCAGACACTGCCGCCAGTGACGACCACTCCCGGCCCGTTGCCCACGAGTCCTGTCAGTCCCATTCCCGGGCCCGCACTTCCGCCCTTGGCCCTTCCTCAGGTTGGCGGTTTGAAGTCGCCCGGCCTGACCGGTCCGGGTATCGGTCCCTATCCGGCTCTGGGCGGTCCTGGCTTGCCTCCTTCTGGCGGCAAGGTGCTTGGCACACCTGCATTGCCCACGCGTGACAGCGGCATCATGGGTGGTCGGCCTGTGACGTCGACGGGCCCCAGCTCAGGTATCCCGCGTGGCACGGTGATCGGCGAAGGCGCAGCCCAGGCGGGCCGCCCCCTGGGTGGCGGAGGCATGGGCCACGGTGGTGGCGGTGCCCACGGCAGCCAGGGCAGCTTCGCAGCAGGTCGGCGACTGGCTTCGGAGCCGGGCGGTGTCGTCGGAGGCCGTCAGACCGGTGCGGTCGGTCGCCCGATTTCCGGCGGACAGGCGTTTACCCAGGGCGGTTCGGGTCTGGTGCGCAATGGCACCGCCGGCGGCGCGGGTGCCATGGGACATGCGGGTGCACGTCCGCAGACTCCGGGTAAGCGGCGGGACGAGCAGGGGGGCGAACGCCCCGACTACCTGGCTGAGGACGAAGAGACCTGGCAGGGCAGCCGTCGTGTTGTTCCGCCCGTGATCGACTAA
- a CDS encoding beta-N-acetylhexosaminidase, translating into MDLRMDLIPEPRVVLLDEGGRRFAFGPEPRLDAGPGAAGVARWLRRELGAATGWELPAAGAGVTAELRLRVDPDGAGDPGPEAYRIEIGPDGAELTGASAAGLFWGAQTLRQLLGPGAYRRAPLPGRAWSLPYASVADGPRFGWRGMMLDVARHFMPKDGVLRYIDLLAAHKLNVLHLHLTDDQGWRIEIKRHPRLTEVGGWRPRSRWGHRASPLWNETPHGGYYTQDDIREIVAYAAERHVRVVPEIDVPGHSQAAIAAYPELGNTDVVDTAALGVWEDWGITENVLAPTEAVLRFYEGVFEEVLDLFPAEVSPFVHVGGDECPKAQWKASAAAQERIRELGVDGEDGLQAWFVGHFDGWLAARGRRLIGWDEILEGGLAEGAAVSSWRGYAGGIAAAEAGHDVVMCPEQQVYLDHRQAGGADEPVPIGYVRSLEDVYRFEPVPPKLSPEAAAHVLGAQANVWTEVMENQDRVDYQVFPRLVAFAEVVWSWQPAPEERHFARFEERMASHYARLAAQGVDYRPPGGPLPRQRRPGVLGRPIEGAPPNV; encoded by the coding sequence ATGGACCTGCGCATGGACCTGATCCCCGAACCCCGGGTCGTACTGCTCGACGAGGGCGGGCGCCGCTTCGCGTTCGGGCCCGAGCCGCGCCTGGACGCCGGGCCGGGAGCCGCGGGGGTCGCCCGCTGGCTGCGGCGCGAACTGGGCGCGGCCACCGGCTGGGAGCTGCCCGCCGCCGGGGCCGGCGTGACCGCCGAGCTGCGGCTGCGCGTCGACCCGGACGGCGCCGGGGACCCGGGGCCGGAGGCGTACCGCATCGAGATCGGCCCGGACGGCGCGGAGCTGACGGGCGCGAGCGCGGCCGGACTGTTCTGGGGCGCCCAGACGCTGCGTCAGCTGCTCGGTCCCGGCGCGTACCGCCGGGCGCCGCTGCCCGGCCGCGCGTGGAGCCTGCCGTACGCCTCGGTCGCGGACGGCCCGCGGTTCGGCTGGCGCGGGATGATGCTGGACGTGGCCCGGCACTTCATGCCCAAGGACGGCGTGCTGCGCTACATCGACCTGCTCGCCGCGCACAAGCTCAACGTGCTCCACCTGCACCTGACCGACGACCAGGGCTGGCGGATCGAGATCAAGCGCCACCCGCGGCTGACCGAGGTCGGCGGCTGGCGCCCGCGCAGCCGGTGGGGCCACCGGGCCTCGCCGCTGTGGAACGAGACCCCGCACGGCGGGTACTACACCCAGGACGACATCCGCGAGATCGTCGCCTACGCCGCCGAGCGGCACGTCCGGGTGGTCCCGGAGATCGACGTACCGGGGCATTCGCAGGCCGCCATCGCCGCGTACCCGGAGCTGGGCAACACCGACGTCGTCGACACCGCCGCGCTCGGGGTCTGGGAGGACTGGGGCATCACCGAGAACGTGCTCGCGCCCACCGAGGCCGTGCTGCGCTTCTACGAGGGGGTCTTCGAAGAGGTGCTGGACCTGTTCCCGGCGGAGGTCTCACCCTTCGTGCACGTGGGCGGGGACGAGTGCCCCAAGGCGCAGTGGAAGGCCTCCGCGGCCGCCCAGGAACGGATCCGGGAGCTGGGTGTGGACGGCGAGGACGGGCTGCAGGCCTGGTTCGTCGGGCACTTCGACGGCTGGCTCGCCGCGCGCGGCCGGCGGCTGATCGGCTGGGACGAGATCCTGGAGGGCGGGCTCGCGGAGGGGGCCGCGGTGTCCTCCTGGCGCGGCTACGCGGGCGGGATCGCCGCCGCCGAGGCCGGGCACGACGTGGTCATGTGCCCCGAGCAGCAGGTGTACCTGGACCACCGGCAGGCGGGCGGCGCGGACGAGCCGGTGCCCATCGGGTACGTGCGCTCGCTGGAGGACGTCTACCGCTTCGAGCCGGTGCCGCCGAAGCTGTCGCCGGAGGCCGCCGCCCACGTGCTGGGCGCGCAGGCCAACGTCTGGACCGAGGTCATGGAGAACCAGGACCGCGTCGACTACCAGGTGTTCCCGAGGCTGGTCGCCTTCGCCGAGGTGGTGTGGTCGTGGCAGCCGGCACCCGAGGAGCGCCACTTCGCCCGGTTCGAGGAGCGGATGGCCTCGCACTACGCGCGGTTGGCCGCGCAGGGGGTCGATTACCGGCCGCCGGGCGGGCCGTTGCCGCGGCAGCGGCGGCCCGGGGTGCTCGGCCGCCCGATCGAAGGCGCGCCCCCGAACGTGTGA
- a CDS encoding (2Fe-2S)-binding protein, whose product MSENENENENVTQGNGTAGWGWEPVPQGGEYDSDATAFVKLPQDMLDALGTGEPLAAPGHGYVPPPMIVPLGSASTDPAATGTWAIPVQWPEADGSAQAGPAGAAGAAGAGAGGHGPGSGSVGGPIPASIPIPASVAAAFAEAEPEQPVADPSATAEWRFPEAAHEPEQAGPATGQWAVPEFDEFAERQNDYRPGALDADWSQAPATLPGGAPAPWAYLTQQPAGEPGTDTSGAGAAGAAAGVLPGTDEAAAASAAAAATAHAAGRLLGGPGVGAAGRGPRVLGGPGVGTALPEGEPVHQAPHDIEAAHGPAAEQAEGARAADHTGQDEYPGQDEYAGRDEYAGQDEYAGHAVPGEYAGAGHGEYAGYAEQAGYAEPSAPHAAAPEPQPAAPPELDLFGGVRAQAPAAGPAQPVGGDGTDGHGFTAFGHAPEPGPEAADEAVPGAAHEAAHEAAHSAAHGAAHGAEPVAPEPDPGSGDGPAAQEPPADPTPHADTADSEVALPARGTGEGLPAEVATYEEEAEAGAVAHHEHPSASYVLRVNGADRPVTGAWIGESLLYVLRERLGLAGAKDGCSQGECGACAVQVDGRLVASCLVPAATAAGSEVRTVEGLATDGELSDVQQALCRSGAVQCGFCVPGMAMTIHDLLEGNHAPSELETRQALCGNLCRCSGYAGVVDAVREVVAEREAAAAEPATPGAGAGAPEPRIPHQAAPGEGGIHHGGTA is encoded by the coding sequence ATGAGCGAGAACGAGAACGAGAACGAGAACGTGACCCAGGGGAACGGCACGGCGGGCTGGGGCTGGGAACCGGTCCCGCAGGGCGGCGAGTACGACTCGGACGCCACGGCCTTCGTGAAACTGCCGCAGGACATGCTGGACGCGCTCGGCACCGGGGAGCCCCTGGCGGCGCCCGGGCACGGCTACGTGCCGCCGCCGATGATCGTGCCGCTCGGCTCCGCCAGTACGGATCCCGCGGCCACGGGGACGTGGGCGATTCCGGTGCAGTGGCCGGAGGCGGACGGTTCGGCGCAGGCAGGTCCGGCGGGCGCGGCGGGTGCCGCGGGTGCGGGTGCCGGTGGTCACGGTCCCGGCTCCGGGTCGGTGGGCGGGCCGATCCCGGCGTCGATCCCCATCCCGGCGTCGGTCGCGGCGGCGTTCGCCGAGGCGGAGCCGGAGCAGCCGGTGGCCGATCCGAGCGCGACGGCCGAGTGGCGGTTCCCGGAGGCGGCGCACGAGCCCGAGCAGGCCGGTCCGGCGACCGGGCAGTGGGCCGTCCCCGAGTTCGACGAATTCGCCGAACGGCAGAACGACTACCGCCCGGGCGCTCTGGACGCCGACTGGAGCCAGGCCCCGGCGACGCTGCCGGGCGGTGCTCCGGCGCCGTGGGCGTACTTGACGCAGCAGCCGGCCGGGGAGCCCGGCACCGACACCTCGGGTGCCGGTGCCGCCGGGGCCGCTGCCGGTGTGCTGCCCGGTACGGACGAGGCCGCCGCTGCCTCGGCCGCCGCCGCCGCGACCGCGCATGCCGCCGGGCGGCTGCTCGGCGGGCCCGGAGTGGGCGCCGCGGGACGGGGGCCGCGGGTGCTGGGCGGGCCCGGGGTGGGCACGGCCCTGCCCGAGGGCGAGCCGGTGCACCAGGCCCCGCACGACATCGAGGCCGCGCACGGCCCGGCGGCGGAGCAGGCCGAGGGCGCCAGGGCCGCGGACCACACGGGGCAGGACGAGTACCCGGGGCAGGACGAGTACGCCGGGCGGGACGAGTACGCCGGGCAGGACGAGTACGCCGGGCACGCGGTCCCGGGGGAGTACGCCGGGGCCGGGCACGGCGAGTACGCCGGCTACGCGGAGCAGGCCGGGTACGCCGAGCCGTCCGCCCCCCACGCCGCCGCACCGGAGCCGCAGCCGGCGGCTCCGCCCGAACTGGACCTCTTCGGCGGGGTGCGCGCCCAGGCGCCGGCCGCCGGGCCCGCGCAGCCCGTCGGCGGCGACGGCACCGACGGCCACGGCTTCACCGCGTTCGGCCACGCGCCGGAGCCCGGCCCCGAGGCCGCGGACGAGGCCGTGCCCGGGGCGGCACACGAGGCCGCGCACGAGGCCGCACACAGCGCCGCGCACGGGGCGGCACACGGGGCGGAGCCCGTCGCTCCGGAGCCCGACCCCGGCAGCGGGGACGGGCCGGCCGCGCAGGAGCCCCCGGCCGACCCCACGCCGCACGCGGACACCGCCGACAGCGAGGTCGCACTCCCGGCCCGGGGAACCGGCGAAGGGCTCCCGGCCGAGGTAGCGACGTACGAGGAAGAAGCCGAAGCCGGGGCCGTCGCCCATCACGAGCACCCGTCGGCCTCGTACGTCCTGCGCGTCAACGGCGCCGACCGGCCCGTCACCGGCGCCTGGATCGGCGAGTCCCTCCTGTACGTGCTGCGCGAGCGGCTCGGCCTCGCGGGCGCCAAGGACGGCTGCTCGCAGGGCGAATGCGGCGCCTGCGCCGTGCAGGTCGACGGCCGGCTCGTCGCCTCCTGCCTGGTACCGGCCGCGACGGCCGCCGGCAGCGAGGTCCGCACCGTCGAGGGTCTTGCGACGGACGGGGAACTCTCGGACGTCCAGCAGGCGTTGTGCAGGTCGGGTGCGGTGCAGTGCGGGTTCTGCGTACCCGGCATGGCCATGACCATCCACGACCTGCTGGAGGGCAATCACGCCCCCAGCGAGCTGGAGACCCGTCAGGCGCTGTGCGGCAACCTCTGCCGCTGCTCCGGCTACGCGGGCGTCGTCGACGCCGTGCGCGAGGTCGTGGCCGAGCGCGAGGCGGCGGCCGCGGAGCCCGCGACCCCGGGCGCAGGCGCAGGCGCACCGGAGCCGCGCATCCCGCACCAGGCAGCGCCCGGCGAGGGCGGCATCCACCACGGAGGCACGGCGTGA